Proteins encoded by one window of Akkermansia muciniphila ATCC BAA-835:
- a CDS encoding phosphate signaling complex PhoU family protein codes for MNHDAHTLREFDAALSSLNTHLLQMAYKAQSALDLAAAGLLQQNESSANRVIADDEELDELEMTVDREGLHLLAFFSPVASDLKVVLASLRMSSMYERIGDEAVTIAKRANRLNKRPRIREAALADPVYREMAERFRAVNKAVSSWDGEALAELVPALEDLAEHAASLTEAFACLPEQYQDNLVSVADLVFVSRSLERIAEGLQKVAAEGLYAAS; via the coding sequence ATGAATCACGACGCGCACACCCTGAGGGAGTTTGACGCCGCCCTTTCCTCCCTGAATACGCATTTGCTCCAGATGGCCTATAAGGCGCAGAGCGCCCTTGATTTGGCCGCCGCCGGCCTTTTGCAGCAGAATGAGTCTTCCGCCAACCGGGTTATTGCTGATGACGAAGAATTGGACGAGCTGGAAATGACGGTGGACAGGGAAGGGCTGCATCTGCTGGCTTTTTTCAGTCCGGTGGCTTCCGACCTCAAAGTGGTGCTGGCTTCCCTGCGCATGTCCTCCATGTATGAACGGATTGGTGATGAGGCCGTGACCATCGCCAAAAGGGCCAACAGGCTGAATAAGCGCCCGCGCATCCGGGAGGCTGCCTTGGCGGATCCTGTCTATCGGGAAATGGCGGAGCGGTTCAGGGCTGTGAATAAGGCTGTTTCCTCCTGGGACGGGGAGGCTCTGGCGGAGCTTGTCCCTGCGCTGGAGGATTTGGCGGAGCATGCGGCGTCCCTGACGGAGGCATTTGCCTGCTTGCCTGAGCAATATCAGGACAATCTGGTTTCCGTTGCGGATCTGGTTTTTGTAAGCCGTTCCCTGGAACGCATCGCGGAAGGGCTCCAAAAGGTAGCTGCGGAAGGGCTTTACGCGGCCTCCTGA
- the pstA gene encoding phosphate ABC transporter permease PstA, which translates to MKQDFSLPPAPKRPLGEVNIWLASIGLSLGLIMIFGLLGIIVFNGLEAFWPKTIHELTLAPSSKEEQPLVLYAGITKDQTRHVPADPAHPGSTARDVREYQLFTGSKESYGQSYRYVDAHNVTASATPKGLLCLERMEGGNTLVKPLELKLASGETIPAASPEFMEAFRRVLDRETDLRDRVKTIDTRDIGSVNTRLADVRLDIKAIERSYDIREENGRRTAVPRKNPILTDMDDPAGELDRLRAKEEQLNAEYARYTAEAAKLRAQQGRDSLVYALGDGERKEIRMDKIVYGYQPNDLGFFGKCGVFLHNLYHFITDDPREANTEGGIFPAIFGTFIMTLLMSVLVTPVGVIGAIYLREYARQGALVQAVRICVNNLAGVPSIVFGVFGLGFFVYYLGGSIDELFYWKKLAVDNTPTFGTSGILWASLTLALMTLPVVIVSTEEALSAVPRGLREAALACGASKWQMIKRIILPSALPGVMTGLILAMARGAGEVAPLMVTGVVKLAPSLPIDGEGPFIHLERKFMHLGFHIYDVGFQSPDSDAAQPMVFATTLLLILLVVVMNLTAILIRNRLRKKYAASSF; encoded by the coding sequence ATGAAACAGGACTTCAGCCTTCCGCCCGCCCCCAAACGCCCCCTGGGGGAAGTCAATATCTGGCTCGCCTCCATCGGGCTCTCCCTGGGCCTCATCATGATTTTCGGCCTGCTGGGCATCATCGTCTTCAACGGTCTGGAGGCCTTCTGGCCCAAAACTATCCATGAACTGACGCTCGCCCCTTCTTCAAAAGAAGAACAACCGCTTGTCCTGTACGCCGGCATCACAAAGGACCAGACGCGCCACGTCCCCGCAGACCCCGCCCATCCCGGCTCCACAGCCAGAGACGTGCGGGAATACCAGCTTTTCACCGGCAGCAAGGAATCCTATGGACAATCCTACCGCTATGTGGACGCGCACAATGTCACTGCCTCCGCCACCCCCAAAGGCCTTCTGTGCCTGGAACGCATGGAGGGAGGGAACACCCTGGTCAAACCTCTGGAACTCAAGCTGGCCTCCGGAGAAACCATCCCCGCCGCCTCACCGGAATTCATGGAGGCTTTCCGCCGCGTGCTGGACCGGGAAACAGACCTGAGGGACAGGGTCAAAACCATTGACACCAGGGACATCGGCTCCGTCAATACCCGTCTGGCGGACGTCAGACTGGATATCAAGGCCATAGAACGTTCCTACGACATCCGGGAAGAAAACGGACGGCGTACGGCCGTCCCCAGGAAAAACCCCATTCTCACGGATATGGACGACCCGGCCGGTGAACTGGACCGGCTCCGCGCCAAAGAGGAACAGCTCAATGCCGAATACGCCCGGTACACCGCGGAAGCAGCCAAACTGAGGGCTCAACAGGGCCGAGACTCTCTTGTGTATGCCCTGGGAGACGGGGAAAGAAAGGAAATCCGCATGGATAAAATCGTTTACGGCTACCAGCCGAATGACCTGGGGTTCTTCGGCAAATGCGGCGTCTTCCTCCACAACCTGTACCATTTCATCACGGATGATCCGCGGGAAGCCAACACGGAGGGCGGCATCTTCCCCGCCATTTTCGGCACCTTCATCATGACTTTGCTCATGAGTGTGCTGGTCACGCCCGTGGGGGTCATCGGAGCCATCTACCTGAGGGAATACGCCAGACAGGGGGCTCTGGTTCAGGCCGTGCGCATCTGCGTGAACAACCTGGCGGGCGTGCCTTCCATCGTCTTCGGCGTTTTCGGCCTCGGCTTCTTCGTTTACTATCTGGGAGGGAGCATCGACGAACTTTTCTACTGGAAAAAGCTGGCTGTGGACAACACCCCCACCTTCGGGACCTCCGGCATCCTGTGGGCATCCCTCACGCTGGCCCTGATGACGCTGCCCGTAGTCATCGTCTCCACGGAGGAGGCACTCTCCGCCGTCCCCCGCGGGCTGCGGGAGGCTGCCCTGGCCTGCGGGGCCTCCAAATGGCAGATGATTAAACGCATCATCCTCCCCAGCGCCCTGCCGGGCGTCATGACCGGCCTCATTCTGGCCATGGCCCGTGGCGCCGGAGAGGTAGCCCCACTCATGGTCACGGGAGTGGTCAAGCTGGCCCCCTCCCTGCCCATTGACGGGGAAGGCCCCTTCATCCACCTGGAACGCAAATTCATGCATCTGGGCTTTCATATCTACGACGTGGGCTTCCAGTCTCCGGACTCGGACGCCGCCCAGCCCATGGTTTTCGCCACCACGCTGCTCCTCATCCTGCTGGTGGTGGTCATGAACCTCACGGCCATCCTCATCCGCAACCGCCTGCGCAAAAAATACGCGGCCTCCAGCTTCTAA
- the pstB gene encoding phosphate ABC transporter ATP-binding protein PstB: MTEPAAANDEPIIEVEDFSFFYGSKQVLFNIGMTFETNRVTALIGPSGCGKSTLLRNINRMNDLVPDVRHQGDIRIDGTSLYDPRVEVISLRKRVGMVFQKYNPFPKSIYENIVFPLRVAGRNRRAELDETVERSLKGAALWDEVKDKLHESAYGLSGGQQQRLCIARAIANRPQILLMDEPCAALDPIATLKIEDLMEDLKKELTIVIVTHNMQQATRIADRTAFMYMGRLVEYGETSQIFTNPTEKETEAYITGRFS; encoded by the coding sequence ATGACTGAACCAGCCGCCGCAAACGACGAACCCATCATTGAAGTGGAAGACTTCTCCTTCTTTTACGGGAGCAAACAGGTTCTCTTCAACATCGGCATGACCTTTGAAACCAACCGGGTAACCGCCCTCATCGGGCCCTCCGGCTGCGGAAAATCCACGCTGCTCCGCAACATCAACCGCATGAACGACCTGGTCCCGGACGTGCGCCACCAGGGGGATATCCGCATTGACGGCACCAGCCTGTATGACCCGCGCGTGGAAGTCATCTCCCTGCGCAAGCGCGTAGGCATGGTCTTCCAGAAATACAACCCTTTCCCTAAAAGCATTTACGAAAACATCGTCTTTCCCCTCCGTGTGGCCGGCCGCAACAGGCGCGCGGAACTGGACGAAACCGTGGAACGAAGCCTGAAGGGAGCCGCCCTGTGGGATGAAGTGAAAGACAAGCTGCATGAAAGCGCCTACGGCCTTTCCGGCGGCCAGCAGCAGCGGCTGTGCATCGCGCGCGCCATTGCCAACCGCCCCCAAATTCTGCTGATGGATGAACCCTGCGCCGCCCTGGACCCTATCGCCACCTTAAAAATAGAGGACCTGATGGAAGACCTGAAAAAAGAACTCACCATTGTCATCGTCACCCATAACATGCAGCAGGCCACACGCATCGCGGATCGGACCGCCTTCATGTACATGGGCCGCCTGGTGGAATACGGGGAAACGTCCCAAATCTTCACCAATCCTACGGAAAAAGAAACGGAAGCCTACATTACGGGCCGTTTCAGCTAA
- the pstB gene encoding phosphate ABC transporter ATP-binding protein PstB: protein MTPHPAAADQTAVEVDSLDFCYGSKQSLFNVTMKVPRNRVTAFIGPSGCGKSTLLRCINRMNDRIPEARVTGGSIRIDGVDVTSPSLDTIRLRREVGMVFQKSNPFPMSIYENVAYGLKLAGVRNRGILDEAVEESLRHAALWDEVKDRLHASANGLSGGQQQRLCIARSIAVKPRILLMDEPCSALDPIATVRVEELMHRLKDKFTIIVVTHNMQQATRVSDLTGFFMLGRLVEFDATEKIFSNPSLKETEDYITGRFS, encoded by the coding sequence ATGACTCCGCATCCAGCAGCAGCCGACCAGACCGCCGTAGAGGTGGATTCCCTGGATTTTTGTTATGGGAGCAAGCAATCCCTGTTCAACGTCACCATGAAAGTCCCCAGGAACAGGGTGACGGCGTTCATCGGCCCTTCCGGGTGCGGGAAGTCCACGCTGCTGCGCTGTATCAACCGGATGAATGACCGTATTCCGGAGGCGCGCGTTACGGGAGGCTCCATCCGCATTGATGGGGTGGACGTGACTTCTCCTTCCCTGGATACCATTCGTCTGCGCCGGGAGGTGGGCATGGTTTTCCAGAAGTCCAACCCTTTCCCGATGAGCATTTATGAGAATGTAGCCTACGGATTGAAGCTGGCGGGGGTAAGAAACCGCGGCATTCTGGACGAGGCTGTGGAGGAAAGCCTGCGGCATGCCGCTCTTTGGGATGAGGTAAAGGACCGTCTCCATGCTTCCGCCAATGGTCTTTCCGGCGGCCAGCAGCAGCGGCTGTGTATTGCCCGTTCCATTGCCGTGAAGCCGCGCATCCTGCTGATGGACGAACCCTGTTCCGCCCTGGACCCCATTGCGACAGTGAGGGTGGAAGAGCTGATGCACCGTCTCAAGGACAAGTTTACCATCATTGTGGTCACCCATAATATGCAACAGGCTACGCGCGTTTCGGACCTGACCGGTTTTTTCATGTTGGGAAGGCTGGTGGAATTTGATGCTACGGAAAAGATTTTTTCCAATCCCTCCCTGAAAGAAACGGAGGATTATATTACGGGAAGATTCAGTTAA
- a CDS encoding phosphoadenylyl-sulfate reductase, with amino-acid sequence MNAHSPTATDTLRQAAAQYEGNLVFATSFGAEDQVLTHMISHLGLNIPLATLDTGRLFPETYELWTRTEEIYGIRIIPYFPAAEEVESMILDKGVNLFRNSVEYRHECCNIRKLRPLERLLAGKKAWICGLRSTQSITRKGLHITENDEANGIIKISPLANWSEEDVWNYIRAYGVPYNPLHDAGFPSIGCACCTRAVKRTEDVRDGRWWWEEKEHKECGLHRKPRH; translated from the coding sequence ATGAACGCTCATTCCCCAACCGCTACAGACACGTTGCGACAAGCCGCAGCGCAATACGAAGGAAACCTTGTTTTTGCCACATCATTCGGGGCAGAAGACCAAGTGCTTACCCATATGATCTCCCATCTTGGCCTGAATATTCCTCTGGCGACTCTGGACACGGGGCGATTATTTCCGGAAACCTATGAACTCTGGACAAGAACGGAGGAAATATACGGCATTCGCATTATTCCTTATTTTCCGGCAGCGGAAGAAGTGGAAAGCATGATTCTGGACAAAGGTGTCAATCTGTTCCGCAACAGTGTGGAATACCGTCACGAATGCTGCAATATCCGTAAACTGCGCCCTCTGGAAAGACTCCTTGCCGGGAAAAAAGCGTGGATCTGCGGATTACGCTCCACTCAGTCCATCACCCGGAAAGGGCTTCATATCACAGAAAACGATGAGGCGAACGGCATCATCAAAATCAGCCCACTGGCCAACTGGTCAGAAGAGGATGTCTGGAACTATATCCGCGCCTACGGCGTTCCCTACAATCCCCTTCACGATGCAGGATTCCCCAGTATCGGGTGCGCCTGCTGCACAAGAGCTGTCAAGAGGACAGAAGATGTACGCGACGGACGATGGTGGTGGGAAGAGAAAGAACACAAGGAGTGCGGTCTACACCGCAAACCAAGACATTGA
- the cysK gene encoding cysteine synthase A, translated as MNIYTSISELVGKTPLLEPRNYAQAHRLNARLLLKLDHLNPAGSMKDRIALAMINEAEASGQLKSGSVIIEPTSGNTGIGLAAIAASRGYRIILTMPESMSVERRNILKAYGADIVLTEDSQGMKGAIAKAQDLAATTPGSFIPSQFTNPTNPRAHYETTGVEIWEDTDGEVDIVVAGVGTGGTITGIGRLLKERKPGGITVIAVEPADSPVLSAGQAGSHQIQGIGAGFIPETLDTDIYDEVITVSNEDAFSTAKELGVKEGILTGISSGAALWAAVQVAKRKENTGKNVVVILPDSADRYYSTPLFI; from the coding sequence ATGAACATTTACACCTCCATATCGGAACTGGTCGGGAAAACACCTCTTCTGGAGCCAAGGAATTATGCTCAGGCACATCGTCTGAATGCCCGGCTCCTGCTCAAGCTGGACCACTTGAACCCGGCAGGCAGCATGAAAGACCGTATCGCACTCGCCATGATCAACGAGGCAGAAGCATCGGGCCAACTCAAATCGGGATCTGTCATCATTGAACCAACCAGCGGCAACACGGGCATTGGCCTGGCGGCTATTGCTGCTTCCCGGGGATACCGCATCATTCTTACCATGCCGGAAAGCATGAGCGTTGAACGACGAAATATTCTAAAAGCCTACGGAGCCGATATTGTCCTTACAGAAGACAGCCAAGGAATGAAAGGAGCCATCGCCAAAGCCCAGGATCTGGCGGCCACAACTCCGGGCTCCTTCATTCCCAGTCAATTCACCAACCCAACCAATCCCAGAGCCCACTATGAAACAACAGGGGTTGAAATATGGGAAGATACGGACGGAGAAGTAGATATCGTCGTAGCCGGAGTAGGCACCGGGGGAACAATAACCGGCATAGGCAGACTGCTCAAGGAACGCAAACCCGGAGGAATCACCGTCATTGCCGTGGAACCGGCAGATTCCCCCGTATTATCCGCCGGCCAGGCCGGAAGCCATCAAATTCAAGGAATAGGAGCTGGCTTTATCCCAGAAACCCTGGATACGGATATCTATGATGAAGTCATCACAGTTTCCAACGAAGATGCCTTTTCCACAGCTAAAGAATTGGGCGTCAAAGAAGGCATTCTAACTGGGATTTCCAGCGGAGCTGCCCTATGGGCTGCCGTCCAGGTTGCTAAAAGAAAAGAGAACACAGGGAAAAATGTAGTAGTGATCCTCCCCGATTCAGCGGATCGGTACTACTCAACTCCTCTGTTCATCTGA
- a CDS encoding PstS family phosphate ABC transporter substrate-binding protein, with translation MKFVAKILTIAAALSSLSMGANQVTVDSSIKPYAPTSGVSGNLNAVGSDTLNNLMTLWAEGFNKKYPSVKVGVEGKGSSTAPPALTAGTAQLAPMSRQMKREEIAAFEAKYGYKPTEIKVALDAVAFFVNKNNPIQALTLTQIDSIFSSTFKRGGSNITDWGDAGVPSMKGKAISIYGRNSASGTNGFVKEIALKKGDYKNSVKEQPGSSAVVQGISSDEQGIGYSGIGYVTSGVKTLSLAEKSGKAAVQPSYDNCINGTYPLSRYLLIYVNKKPGEPLDTLTREFIKFIVSKDGQEIVTKDGYYPIPAKVSAEVLKSIE, from the coding sequence ATGAAATTTGTCGCCAAAATCCTGACCATCGCCGCCGCCCTCAGCTCCCTGAGCATGGGCGCCAACCAAGTGACCGTTGACAGCAGCATCAAGCCGTATGCGCCCACCAGCGGCGTTTCCGGCAACCTGAACGCCGTCGGCTCCGATACGCTGAACAACCTGATGACCCTCTGGGCGGAAGGATTCAACAAAAAATACCCCAGCGTCAAAGTCGGCGTTGAAGGCAAAGGCTCTTCCACAGCGCCGCCCGCCCTCACGGCAGGCACGGCCCAGCTCGCCCCCATGAGCCGCCAGATGAAGCGGGAGGAAATCGCCGCCTTTGAAGCCAAATACGGCTACAAGCCGACGGAAATCAAAGTGGCCCTGGACGCCGTGGCCTTCTTTGTCAACAAGAATAATCCCATCCAGGCCCTTACCCTGACGCAGATCGACTCCATTTTCTCCTCCACTTTCAAACGCGGCGGCTCCAACATCACCGACTGGGGCGATGCGGGGGTGCCCTCCATGAAAGGAAAAGCCATCTCCATTTACGGCAGAAACAGCGCCTCCGGCACGAACGGGTTCGTGAAGGAAATAGCCCTGAAAAAAGGGGACTATAAAAACTCCGTGAAGGAACAGCCCGGTTCCTCCGCCGTCGTGCAGGGCATCAGTTCCGACGAACAGGGAATCGGCTATTCCGGCATCGGATACGTCACCTCCGGCGTAAAAACCCTCTCCCTGGCGGAAAAAAGCGGAAAGGCGGCGGTACAGCCTTCCTACGATAACTGCATCAACGGAACGTACCCGCTCTCCCGTTACCTGCTGATTTACGTCAACAAGAAACCGGGAGAACCCCTGGACACCCTGACCAGGGAATTCATCAAATTCATCGTATCCAAAGACGGCCAGGAAATCGTGACCAAGGACGGTTATTACCCGATTCCCGCCAAAGTCAGCGCAGAAGTGCTCAAGAGCATTGAATAA
- a CDS encoding phosphate signaling complex PhoU family protein: protein MTSPGNHILPHYDAALNAIRLRVNAICGSLLKYMDILERVISGPDSDGANSIIADSDPLQEETRQVLSLCSSVLTQFHPLGRDLRLVITFSRCGDKLQECMEEVTGIAKHAKSSIRHQESFSPDIVLPLLEMAVSEFRDAARCLETQDVDAAREIRLRDKKLDKAHRKALALLVSPEREDSPSLNVNLLFIIRSLERIGDIAKTIAATVVFLKEATDIRHGKER, encoded by the coding sequence ATGACATCCCCCGGCAATCACATCCTCCCCCACTACGACGCGGCCCTGAACGCTATCCGCCTCCGCGTCAATGCCATCTGCGGCAGCCTGCTGAAATACATGGACATTCTGGAACGGGTCATTTCCGGCCCGGACAGCGACGGGGCCAACAGCATCATTGCGGACAGCGACCCGCTGCAGGAAGAAACCCGGCAGGTTCTCTCCCTCTGCTCCTCCGTACTCACCCAGTTCCATCCACTGGGACGCGACCTGAGGCTCGTCATCACTTTCTCCCGATGCGGGGACAAGCTCCAGGAATGCATGGAGGAAGTAACGGGTATCGCCAAGCATGCCAAGTCCTCCATCAGGCATCAGGAATCCTTCTCCCCGGATATTGTGCTCCCTCTGCTGGAAATGGCCGTATCCGAATTCAGAGACGCCGCCAGGTGTCTGGAAACGCAGGATGTGGACGCCGCCAGGGAAATACGCCTGCGCGACAAAAAACTGGACAAAGCCCATCGCAAAGCGCTGGCCCTTCTGGTCTCCCCCGAACGGGAGGACTCCCCTTCCCTCAACGTCAACCTTCTCTTCATTATCCGTTCTCTGGAACGGATAGGAGACATTGCCAAAACCATCGCCGCCACCGTCGTCTTCCTGAAGGAAGCCACGGATATCCGCCACGGAAAAGAAAGATAA
- a CDS encoding ABC transporter permease subunit, translated as MSSNAPSPAPSRKPKPVPERFQVAKTTLWFDRIMTKTIIGGGFTVIVAVFGILFFLLAVTIPLFQSADVEERQHPAPSSPVPGTWGLDPSGTLPFVYGNGKNIFFLDKTTGNLSSVPVSLPDGETVCAHSYDASLTAYPIATESGKVGLIHVHSGLNVHGRTNAHGPDKAGAEAGPLYPLTESGSVPGKISGIAYADAGERKIFTATVETEQGTRLLLMTLEESRSLLHEGELAPSGFHDLTDQLEGRPTAMLPGASGDSLVIATDADKLLYFSYDEDGETWVRRQMIPTPLGKGEKMTSVNWLFGDMSLVIGGDRGSLKIFSLYPHSRPDGTSLRLFGQTRQFSPMDGPVQHYAASGINRSFLVSTPRELRLCYGTTADIRWNSGPLEFVPVQLAANAEFNAAIAVDPSGNIHFFSLEDKHPEAGAKALVGKIWYEGYDSPKWLWQSVGGTDDYESKLSLMPLVFGTLKGTLYALVFAVPVAVTAAIYTAHFMAPAVKRVVKPVMEIMASLPSVVLGFFGALYLAPRMEDKVPALLCMAVLIPGLAALIAWFWTTRPAAWRNKFSRGVEYIVMTPVILLCAWFCWEYLGYWLEQPLISLCRSVMGLWGDGDFQAASFADLWRNGSGMPYEQRNSLVVGFIMGFAVIPVIFTISEDALSNVPPSLIAASEALGASRWQMVRTVVLPVASAGIFSALMIGLGRAVGETMIVLMATGNTPIMDWNIFNGMRTLSANIATELPEAAQDSTHYRVLFLGGLILFSMTFILNTLAEIVRQRLRKRFNVV; from the coding sequence ATGAGTTCCAATGCTCCCTCCCCCGCACCTTCCAGAAAGCCCAAACCCGTTCCGGAACGCTTTCAGGTGGCAAAAACCACGCTGTGGTTTGACCGCATCATGACCAAAACCATCATCGGCGGAGGATTCACCGTCATTGTAGCCGTTTTCGGCATTCTTTTCTTCCTGCTGGCCGTTACGATTCCTCTCTTCCAGAGCGCGGACGTGGAAGAACGGCAGCACCCCGCGCCCTCCTCTCCGGTTCCGGGAACCTGGGGCCTGGACCCTTCCGGCACGCTTCCCTTTGTCTACGGCAACGGGAAAAACATCTTCTTCCTGGACAAAACTACCGGGAACCTGTCCTCCGTTCCCGTTTCCCTGCCGGACGGCGAAACCGTCTGCGCCCATTCCTATGATGCATCCCTCACCGCCTACCCCATCGCCACGGAATCCGGCAAGGTGGGCCTCATCCATGTTCATTCCGGACTCAACGTCCACGGCCGGACGAATGCCCACGGCCCGGACAAAGCCGGAGCGGAGGCCGGCCCTCTCTACCCCCTGACGGAAAGCGGCTCCGTCCCCGGCAAAATATCCGGCATAGCCTATGCGGACGCGGGAGAACGGAAAATATTTACCGCAACCGTGGAGACAGAACAGGGCACGCGCCTCCTGCTGATGACGCTGGAAGAATCCCGCTCCCTGCTTCATGAGGGAGAACTGGCGCCTTCCGGATTCCATGACCTGACGGACCAGCTGGAAGGCCGCCCCACGGCCATGCTACCCGGAGCCTCCGGAGACAGCCTCGTCATCGCTACGGATGCGGACAAACTTCTTTACTTCTCCTATGATGAAGACGGGGAAACATGGGTCAGACGCCAGATGATTCCGACCCCGCTGGGGAAAGGGGAAAAAATGACTTCCGTCAACTGGCTTTTCGGAGACATGTCCCTGGTCATAGGAGGCGACAGGGGAAGCCTTAAGATTTTCAGCCTTTATCCCCATTCCCGCCCGGACGGCACTTCCCTGCGCCTCTTCGGCCAGACCAGGCAATTCTCTCCCATGGACGGTCCGGTGCAGCATTACGCGGCATCCGGCATCAACCGTTCCTTCCTGGTCTCCACTCCGCGGGAACTCAGGCTCTGCTACGGAACCACGGCCGACATCCGCTGGAACAGCGGACCTCTGGAATTCGTTCCGGTCCAACTGGCCGCCAATGCGGAATTCAACGCCGCCATTGCCGTGGACCCATCAGGAAACATCCATTTCTTCTCTCTGGAAGACAAGCACCCGGAAGCCGGCGCCAAAGCCCTGGTCGGGAAAATATGGTATGAGGGGTACGATTCTCCCAAATGGCTCTGGCAATCCGTGGGCGGCACGGATGATTATGAATCCAAGCTGTCCCTGATGCCCCTGGTCTTCGGCACGCTGAAAGGCACCCTGTACGCCCTTGTCTTCGCCGTCCCGGTAGCGGTCACAGCCGCCATTTACACGGCCCACTTCATGGCCCCTGCCGTCAAACGGGTGGTAAAACCCGTCATGGAAATCATGGCCTCCCTTCCTTCCGTAGTGCTGGGCTTCTTCGGCGCCCTTTACCTGGCCCCCAGAATGGAAGACAAAGTCCCCGCACTGCTCTGCATGGCCGTCCTCATTCCCGGCCTGGCGGCCCTCATCGCATGGTTCTGGACCACCCGGCCCGCAGCCTGGCGCAACAAATTCAGCCGCGGTGTGGAATACATCGTCATGACCCCCGTCATCCTGCTCTGCGCCTGGTTCTGCTGGGAATACCTGGGCTACTGGCTGGAACAGCCCCTCATCAGCCTCTGCCGCAGCGTCATGGGCCTGTGGGGAGACGGGGACTTCCAGGCCGCCAGTTTCGCAGACCTGTGGCGCAACGGCTCCGGCATGCCCTATGAACAGCGCAACTCCCTAGTGGTTGGATTCATCATGGGCTTTGCCGTCATCCCTGTCATCTTCACCATTTCCGAGGACGCCCTGAGCAACGTCCCCCCTTCCCTCATCGCCGCCTCGGAGGCTCTGGGGGCCAGCCGCTGGCAGATGGTCCGCACCGTTGTTCTTCCGGTGGCTTCCGCAGGCATTTTCTCCGCCCTGATGATAGGTCTGGGCCGAGCCGTGGGGGAAACCATGATCGTACTGATGGCCACGGGAAACACCCCCATCATGGACTGGAATATCTTCAACGGCATGCGCACCCTCTCCGCCAACATCGCCACGGAACTGCCGGAGGCGGCGCAGGACTCCACCCACTACCGGGTCCTCTTCCTGGGCGGCCTTATCCTCTTCTCCATGACATTCATTCTGAACACTCTGGCGGAAATAGTGCGCCAGCGTCTCCGCAAACGCTTCAACGTCGTGTGA